A window of Candidatus Dojkabacteria bacterium contains these coding sequences:
- a CDS encoding YerC/YecD family TrpR-related protein gives MNKRKTHESVRKLYQAFLTIQSEEECRSFLRDLMTEQEIETFASRLYAAEHLLKDDMSYRDISKETGISTTTITRINYWLEHGMGAFEVVLNRLNSSAKGKHHR, from the coding sequence ATGAATAAGCGAAAAACGCATGAATCTGTCCGGAAACTTTACCAAGCTTTCCTAACAATACAGAGCGAAGAGGAGTGTAGATCTTTTCTCCGTGATTTGATGACCGAGCAGGAGATCGAGACTTTTGCGTCGAGACTTTACGCCGCTGAGCACCTATTAAAAGACGATATGTCATACAGAGATATAAGCAAAGAAACAGGAATAAGCACGACTACAATCACCAGGATCAATTACTGGCTAGAGCATGGCATGGGTGCATTTGAAGTTGTTCTCAATCGGCTCAACTCATCCGCCAAGGGTAAGCATCACCGCTAA
- a CDS encoding pitrilysin family protein — translation MRYRHETLKNGLRVLAIGTPQFKSINVQVKLHGGPSLETKKNNGISHFVEHMVLEGGKLHPDKNKFDEEIELLGGDYNGYTSHYSVGFTISVPDTHLHYAVEYMYDVCFQPTFPEERLEKERTAILDEIHNYESRPNRKYSDFYRKTRYLNNSAPLPIVGKASHVSKMSRTALMEWHKKLFVPDNMTICIVGNIDPDEAVRYVEEAFGVEKASGLDFQKETATSELSGRSIKTQVDTNETKSIGAITLPSLELRLDNFKERLTLSMIAAIFANYRSSVLFKKLRKETGMIYSIGGSFSSALNEPGYFDIDFTTSDDKIITVYEMVFEEIKRLLRDGFTERELQIGIEGSINSLKMGCSSISDFTDWYMPGIFWFNRFMTIEEEIKMKESITLDETNALFRETFKWDRVNIISRVNSPSVRTKLNRKLEEVVR, via the coding sequence ATGAGATACAGGCACGAAACATTAAAAAATGGATTGAGGGTGCTGGCAATCGGCACACCACAATTTAAATCGATCAACGTCCAGGTAAAGCTGCACGGCGGCCCATCGCTTGAGACCAAGAAAAACAATGGTATAAGCCATTTCGTAGAGCACATGGTGCTTGAAGGTGGCAAGCTGCACCCAGATAAGAACAAGTTTGACGAAGAGATCGAGCTGCTAGGAGGCGACTACAATGGCTACACCTCTCACTATTCAGTTGGATTTACAATCTCAGTGCCGGATACCCACCTGCACTATGCGGTGGAGTACATGTACGATGTTTGCTTCCAGCCCACATTTCCAGAGGAGAGGCTCGAGAAGGAGCGCACAGCAATACTCGACGAGATTCACAATTATGAGAGCCGCCCAAACAGGAAATACTCAGATTTCTACAGGAAGACTCGCTACCTAAACAACAGCGCACCGCTCCCGATTGTGGGCAAAGCGTCGCATGTCTCCAAAATGAGCCGCACAGCCTTGATGGAGTGGCATAAAAAGCTGTTCGTTCCAGATAACATGACGATCTGCATAGTCGGCAATATCGACCCAGACGAGGCTGTGAGATATGTGGAGGAGGCATTTGGTGTAGAAAAAGCCTCAGGCCTAGATTTCCAGAAGGAGACGGCAACTTCGGAGCTATCGGGAAGGAGCATCAAGACCCAAGTTGATACGAATGAGACAAAGTCGATTGGCGCTATCACATTGCCAAGCTTAGAGCTACGACTGGATAATTTCAAAGAAAGACTGACTCTGTCGATGATTGCAGCTATATTTGCCAACTATAGAAGCAGCGTGCTATTTAAGAAGCTCCGAAAGGAGACAGGCATGATCTACTCGATCGGGGGAAGCTTCTCATCGGCGCTGAACGAGCCCGGCTATTTCGATATCGATTTCACCACCTCAGACGACAAGATAATCACAGTGTACGAGATGGTATTTGAAGAGATTAAAAGATTGCTCAGAGATGGGTTCACAGAGAGAGAGCTGCAGATCGGGATCGAGGGGAGCATCAATAGCCTCAAGATGGGGTGTAGCTCAATATCTGACTTCACCGACTGGTATATGCCTGGTATCTTCTGGTTTAACCGCTTCATGACCATAGAAGAGGAGATAAAGATGAAGGAGAGCATCACACTCGACGAGACAAATGCACTGTTCAGAGAGACTTTTAAGTGGGATAGGGTGAACATCATAAGCAGGGTAAATAGCCCTTCGGTACGGACGAAATTGAACAGAAAGCTCGAGGAAGTCGTGCGCTAG
- the pheS gene encoding phenylalanine--tRNA ligase subunit alpha, with translation MSNQSNQIEDVRKELEQDSQNLSADEIKKKYLSKGGILNSLLRGIKEVALEERSRFGNEANELKKQIEQIIDAAQSDKHIEISTGEKIDVTAPFDINTSTDKRPELISARGSQHPLTKELEYVLGVFESMGFNIEECRQIDNDYNMFEALNFPIGHPARDLWDTFWTDENLIPPAHTSTMQNRVLRNYEIPIRVVVPGRCFRNEATDASHEHTLHQIEGVYVDENISVGDMIGTIKTYLEAFFQKELKIKLQPAYFPFTEPDIEFLINCPFCNGTGCSICGGTGWIEAMGCGMIHPNVLEEAGIDSKKYTGFAWGFGLDRLVMIKHGIEDIRWLHSGDLDFIKKF, from the coding sequence ATGAGCAACCAATCGAATCAGATAGAAGATGTAAGAAAAGAGCTTGAGCAAGATAGTCAAAATTTATCAGCTGACGAGATAAAGAAGAAATATCTCAGCAAGGGCGGTATCTTGAACTCCCTTCTAAGGGGCATAAAGGAAGTGGCATTGGAAGAGCGATCAAGATTTGGCAACGAGGCAAACGAATTGAAAAAGCAGATTGAGCAGATCATTGATGCAGCCCAGAGTGACAAGCATATTGAGATCTCCACAGGTGAGAAGATCGACGTCACAGCACCATTTGATATCAATACTTCTACCGATAAGCGACCAGAGCTGATCTCAGCTCGTGGCTCGCAGCATCCACTCACCAAAGAGCTCGAGTATGTACTTGGTGTATTCGAGTCAATGGGATTCAATATTGAAGAGTGTCGCCAAATCGACAACGACTACAATATGTTCGAGGCATTAAATTTCCCGATCGGTCACCCTGCACGTGACCTGTGGGATACATTCTGGACAGATGAGAACCTTATACCACCTGCACATACGTCAACGATGCAAAACCGTGTGCTCAGGAATTACGAGATCCCTATTAGAGTTGTAGTACCAGGCCGATGCTTCCGCAATGAAGCTACCGATGCCAGCCACGAGCATACACTTCACCAGATTGAGGGTGTGTATGTCGATGAGAATATTTCTGTAGGCGACATGATCGGCACAATTAAGACATATCTAGAAGCCTTCTTCCAGAAAGAGCTGAAGATTAAGCTTCAGCCTGCATATTTCCCATTTACTGAGCCAGATATTGAATTCTTGATTAATTGTCCATTCTGCAATGGCACAGGCTGCAGCATATGTGGCGGCACAGGTTGGATTGAGGCGATGGGTTGTGGAATGATCCATCCAAATGTGCTTGAGGAGGCAGGAATCGACTCGAAGAAATATACAGGGTTTGCCTGGGGATTCGGACTCGACAGGCTGGTGATGATAAAGCATGGTATTGAAGATATAAGGTGGCTGCATAGCGGAGACCTAGATTTCATTAAAAAATTTTAG
- a CDS encoding penicillin-binding protein, translating into MKYNMGFTDHNPTGAHASRRMRRPSPRRIRASSVAAHKRSSAHNYKSPGNISHSASRTSGRSTMRRFNSMTNIGQLWNGFVGKKPKSSGRPSAGAKNRKLFFKRLFAYMFGFAFVTTAIAFIALGIYLKGLQQSLPDPDKLIERDVAGSTIIYDRTGKKELFKVYSEENREFVDLEDIPEHTKWALLAAEDVEFYEHKGLDWKGITSCGIKSTRSYLTGSGDVCGASTISQQLVRNTLCYEAFGDECYERSNFLKAARRKLKEMLLTMQVEQTFTKDEILQLYMNEVFMGSVNYGFQSASKAYFGKDIRDLTLAESAMLAGMIQSPTYYAPIYGVEQEGAKVRQAYVLDQMSKHKKLTGVSEEELQAAAEEEIVYKTLTNDIPAYHFVFYVQQQLEQEFGHEMLTRGGLKVTTTLDMSTQIVAEEEIRNGIKQYGNKWGVYNGALVAIDPNTGQILAMVGSVDPTITDDPRIDGNVNVTTALRQQGSSVKSYTYFTAFQRWGPWMSAPDIAEMSFGNYNPPNWDTKTLGIMTAREALVKSRNRPAVYTLQAVGLENVMANMEKMGITTLGDPSNYGLSFTLGTAEMSLLEHAGAYSIFATGGIKRDVTPFLKVENSKGEVLKEYEEKSERIFSEEDIYLLNWTLCDLGAHSDQIMRSAPQYYYNIGGKPAICGKTGTTNGPKDLVSMQYHKNLVVGVWAGNNNGEEVPGAWSTTVPLPIAHSFMERVSSKYPSQLYSRPANVSEGQVCRDTGRLASDSTPCSKEKTVYVNSRKPGEDKRETAHICRSNGKIASNYNQASQFPDILEDKTWLNFTPENGAQLGTIAAFFDNLETDGRRMFVFNQPESANCDLPLGPNGEPVPTITSPATGSSIDAGEQLVVDVDVRFTGSLNYVELLIDGSPVDIEDDSSPYQLRYTVPSGRVAGNMLVTARAVDSAGRIGTTSINVTVTGNAGSLNWVTPTNNQTISIPHALEVTASGFTPLSVTFVIQGVDVDYTRTYTDNSSNGGWSVNWNDIGAGDGEYTVTARSVSGTTIIVSEITIRVN; encoded by the coding sequence ATGAAATACAACATGGGATTTACAGACCACAACCCAACTGGCGCACACGCAAGTAGACGCATGAGAAGGCCATCACCGAGAAGGATTCGGGCCTCTTCTGTCGCCGCGCATAAGCGTTCATCCGCCCATAACTACAAATCGCCAGGAAATATCAGCCACTCAGCAAGCCGCACCAGTGGTCGCTCCACCATGAGGCGCTTTAATAGCATGACCAATATTGGCCAGCTTTGGAACGGATTTGTGGGCAAGAAGCCGAAAAGTAGCGGACGCCCATCAGCAGGAGCCAAGAATAGAAAGCTATTTTTCAAGAGGCTGTTTGCATATATGTTTGGATTTGCGTTTGTCACAACCGCAATTGCATTTATAGCTTTAGGCATATATTTGAAAGGTCTGCAGCAATCGCTACCTGATCCGGATAAGCTGATTGAGAGAGATGTAGCCGGAAGCACGATAATTTATGATAGAACCGGCAAGAAAGAGCTCTTTAAGGTTTACTCCGAAGAAAATCGCGAGTTTGTTGATCTGGAGGATATTCCAGAGCACACAAAATGGGCACTGCTTGCCGCTGAGGATGTGGAATTCTACGAGCATAAGGGTCTCGACTGGAAGGGTATAACAAGTTGTGGTATTAAAAGCACTAGATCGTATCTCACCGGCTCGGGTGATGTGTGTGGTGCTAGCACGATCTCCCAGCAGTTGGTAAGAAACACGCTCTGTTATGAAGCATTCGGAGATGAGTGTTATGAGAGAAGCAATTTCCTAAAAGCTGCAAGGCGAAAGCTTAAAGAGATGCTACTGACCATGCAGGTTGAGCAGACATTCACAAAAGATGAAATCCTCCAGCTTTACATGAACGAGGTGTTTATGGGAAGCGTAAACTATGGCTTCCAGTCTGCCTCGAAGGCCTACTTCGGCAAGGATATCCGTGATCTTACACTTGCTGAAAGCGCAATGCTCGCAGGGATGATCCAGAGCCCTACCTACTATGCACCAATCTATGGTGTTGAGCAGGAAGGCGCAAAGGTAAGACAGGCATATGTACTCGATCAGATGTCGAAGCATAAGAAGCTGACCGGAGTATCCGAGGAAGAGCTCCAGGCAGCTGCTGAAGAAGAGATCGTTTACAAGACTTTGACCAACGATATTCCAGCTTATCATTTCGTATTCTATGTACAGCAGCAGCTCGAGCAGGAATTCGGCCATGAGATGCTAACTCGTGGAGGACTGAAAGTTACAACTACACTTGATATGTCGACCCAGATTGTCGCCGAAGAGGAGATCAGGAACGGTATAAAGCAGTATGGAAATAAATGGGGCGTCTACAACGGTGCATTGGTCGCGATTGACCCAAACACCGGCCAGATACTTGCCATGGTCGGCTCGGTCGACCCGACAATCACCGATGATCCGAGGATCGACGGAAATGTAAATGTTACAACTGCTCTGAGGCAGCAAGGCTCTTCGGTAAAGTCATACACATACTTTACTGCTTTCCAGCGATGGGGCCCATGGATGTCCGCCCCTGACATTGCAGAGATGAGCTTCGGTAACTATAACCCACCAAACTGGGATACCAAGACCTTGGGAATCATGACTGCTCGTGAAGCACTTGTGAAATCAAGAAACCGACCGGCGGTTTACACATTGCAAGCTGTCGGGCTGGAAAATGTCATGGCTAACATGGAGAAGATGGGTATCACAACTCTCGGAGATCCAAGCAACTATGGCCTTAGCTTCACATTGGGAACTGCTGAGATGTCGCTTCTTGAGCATGCCGGTGCATACTCTATATTTGCCACCGGTGGTATTAAGCGCGATGTGACGCCGTTTCTAAAAGTCGAAAACTCAAAGGGTGAGGTGTTAAAGGAGTATGAGGAAAAGAGTGAAAGAATCTTCTCGGAAGAGGATATCTACCTATTGAACTGGACATTATGCGATCTTGGTGCACACAGCGATCAGATCATGCGTAGCGCACCACAGTATTACTATAATATCGGTGGTAAGCCAGCAATCTGTGGTAAGACCGGTACAACCAACGGTCCAAAGGACCTTGTATCTATGCAGTATCATAAAAATCTGGTAGTCGGCGTATGGGCCGGCAATAACAACGGTGAAGAAGTTCCTGGTGCATGGAGCACTACTGTGCCATTGCCTATTGCTCACTCATTTATGGAGAGGGTCTCAAGTAAGTATCCCTCACAGTTATACTCACGCCCGGCCAATGTCAGCGAGGGCCAGGTGTGTAGAGATACCGGAAGGCTGGCTTCCGACAGTACTCCTTGTTCGAAGGAGAAAACAGTTTATGTGAATTCCCGCAAGCCTGGAGAGGATAAACGGGAAACTGCTCATATATGCCGCTCAAACGGCAAGATAGCATCAAACTACAACCAAGCCTCACAGTTCCCCGACATACTAGAAGACAAGACCTGGTTGAATTTCACACCAGAAAACGGAGCACAGCTGGGCACTATTGCTGCATTCTTTGACAACCTTGAGACCGATGGACGAAGAATGTTCGTATTCAATCAGCCTGAGTCAGCAAACTGTGACCTACCGCTAGGTCCAAATGGCGAGCCTGTCCCAACAATCACTTCTCCTGCCACCGGCTCATCAATCGATGCTGGCGAGCAGCTCGTGGTTGATGTAGACGTCCGATTCACAGGGTCGCTAAACTATGTAGAGCTTCTGATCGATGGCTCACCTGTAGATATTGAAGACGATAGCTCACCATATCAGCTGAGGTACACAGTACCATCGGGCCGGGTAGCTGGAAATATGCTAGTCACAGCACGTGCTGTAGATAGCGCAGGTCGAATAGGTACAACTAGCATCAATGTGACTGTCACAGGCAATGCTGGATCGTTGAACTGGGTCACCCCAACCAACAATCAGACTATCTCGATACCTCATGCCTTAGAGGTTACAGCCTCTGGCTTCACACCGTTGAGTGTGACATTTGTAATTCAGGGGGTAGATGTTGATTACACAAGAACCTATACTGACAACAGCTCTAACGGTGGTTGGAGCGTTAACTGGAACGATATTGGCGCTGGAGATGGGGAGTATACTGTAACTGCTCGCTCTGTCAGCGGTACTACGATTATTGTTTCAGAGATTACTATAAGGGTTAACTAG
- the pheT gene encoding phenylalanine--tRNA ligase subunit beta: protein MKISLNWIKELTQINLLTEEFVARVRARVGEVEEVIEYDKKYQKTLLAQIKEKQEHPEADKLAIYKLDIGSGTDVQVVAGDKTLEVGDKVAYFPPETAIPYNPKPEEQGNIVKKVKLRGIESNGMIASARELDISNNHERVMRMHTDMAPGTSISEVLEMNDVVIDIENKALANRADCFGIIGIAREAAGIQGLEFKSPDWYLDPTIERPDTASKEGGLALKVDNQADNLCPRYMAAVMSGIQIKESPLWLQSKLVKSGVRPINNIVDITNYIMLLTGQPLHAFDYDKLKAKDTNAKDSAYIIVRRANTGEVITTLDGKTHELNDSNVVICDSSHPVAIGGVMGGLDTEIDENSKNIIIESANFEKSNIRRTSMQFGLFSEAVTRFTKGQDPNKCENALYHAVKMVEELANGQVADKVHDIYQHLSEPRQISVSLVRANTHLGTELSSDEIHQILENVELHNRMLDDDQMIVDIPTYRKDLQIPEDIHEEIGRQYGYDNIQVTLPGRTLMPAAKNPIVEVQKSIRKALTAAGADEILTYNFRGAADFENFNQDIKNAYHIKNALSPELEYMRTSILPSVLEKVKLNSVRGKSHFALFEINKSHSKLNVDKDGLPVEQQSVAFGISMDDKSAKAQYSGSPYYLAKQYLDELMRSLNINRYSYEHLAELQLATLPYWIQNLVPLFNNNATAIVIAEREGEKSYLGIVGDLNPVVKSDNGLAQNSAGFEIEIKELQYINDGVSSYSEPSRYPAVVEDICFIVDNSVPAAYLQQVGAKAVESKELVSNVSILDIYQTDEQKKQEKKQVTISIMLQHKEKTLSGEDVSALVGKVSDKVTKATGGKVK from the coding sequence ATGAAAATTTCATTAAACTGGATAAAAGAGCTCACACAGATAAACCTATTGACCGAAGAGTTTGTTGCACGCGTCCGAGCCCGAGTAGGTGAGGTCGAGGAGGTTATTGAGTATGACAAGAAGTACCAGAAGACTTTGCTTGCCCAGATCAAGGAGAAGCAGGAGCATCCAGAAGCCGACAAGCTGGCAATCTACAAGCTCGACATTGGGAGCGGCACAGATGTACAGGTAGTAGCTGGCGATAAAACGCTCGAAGTAGGTGACAAGGTCGCATATTTCCCACCGGAGACAGCGATCCCATACAACCCTAAGCCAGAGGAGCAAGGAAACATCGTCAAGAAAGTGAAATTGCGAGGGATAGAGTCTAACGGTATGATCGCCTCTGCACGTGAGCTCGACATAAGCAACAACCACGAGCGGGTGATGCGGATGCACACAGATATGGCTCCAGGCACATCGATCAGCGAAGTGCTTGAGATGAATGATGTAGTCATTGATATCGAAAATAAGGCTCTAGCCAACCGTGCTGATTGCTTCGGGATCATTGGAATCGCTCGCGAAGCAGCGGGAATCCAAGGGCTAGAATTCAAATCGCCAGATTGGTATCTGGACCCGACAATTGAGCGACCCGACACAGCTAGCAAAGAGGGTGGATTAGCTCTTAAAGTTGACAACCAGGCTGACAATCTCTGTCCACGCTATATGGCAGCAGTGATGTCAGGCATCCAGATAAAAGAATCGCCACTTTGGCTCCAGTCCAAGCTTGTAAAGTCGGGAGTACGCCCAATCAACAATATTGTCGACATCACCAACTACATCATGCTGCTTACCGGGCAACCGCTTCATGCTTTCGACTACGACAAGCTGAAGGCAAAAGATACAAATGCCAAGGATAGCGCATATATAATTGTACGCCGTGCCAACACCGGTGAGGTTATCACAACACTCGACGGTAAGACTCATGAGCTCAACGACAGCAATGTAGTGATCTGCGATAGCTCCCACCCTGTGGCTATCGGAGGAGTAATGGGCGGCCTCGATACTGAGATTGATGAAAACAGCAAGAACATCATTATCGAGTCAGCCAATTTCGAGAAGTCAAATATACGACGCACCTCGATGCAATTTGGACTGTTCTCTGAAGCTGTAACTAGATTTACCAAAGGCCAAGATCCGAATAAGTGCGAGAATGCTCTGTACCACGCCGTAAAGATGGTGGAAGAGCTGGCCAATGGCCAAGTTGCAGACAAGGTGCACGACATATATCAGCATCTCAGCGAGCCTCGACAGATCTCGGTCTCACTTGTGCGAGCTAACACGCATCTAGGTACAGAATTGAGCAGCGATGAGATCCACCAGATTTTAGAAAATGTTGAGCTACACAACCGAATGCTTGATGATGATCAGATGATTGTTGATATCCCGACATACCGCAAAGATCTCCAGATCCCTGAAGATATCCACGAAGAGATCGGCCGACAGTACGGTTACGATAATATTCAAGTCACACTTCCAGGAAGGACATTGATGCCGGCTGCTAAGAACCCAATCGTGGAGGTGCAGAAGTCAATTAGAAAGGCACTAACCGCAGCAGGGGCTGACGAGATCCTCACTTACAACTTCCGAGGCGCTGCTGATTTTGAGAACTTCAATCAGGATATTAAAAATGCATATCATATCAAGAATGCCCTATCGCCCGAGCTAGAGTATATGCGTACAAGCATCCTCCCATCAGTGTTAGAGAAGGTTAAGCTCAACTCCGTACGAGGCAAGTCGCACTTCGCGCTGTTCGAGATAAATAAATCCCATTCCAAGCTGAATGTAGACAAAGATGGCCTCCCGGTTGAGCAGCAGAGCGTTGCTTTTGGTATATCTATGGATGATAAGAGCGCCAAAGCTCAATACTCTGGATCGCCATACTATTTGGCCAAGCAGTATCTGGACGAGCTTATGCGAAGCCTAAATATCAATAGATACTCATATGAGCATCTAGCAGAGCTGCAGCTTGCCACATTGCCGTACTGGATCCAAAATCTTGTGCCACTTTTTAACAACAACGCTACAGCGATCGTGATAGCAGAGCGAGAAGGGGAGAAGAGCTATCTTGGAATTGTTGGCGATCTTAACCCAGTAGTGAAGAGTGATAACGGGCTAGCTCAGAACAGTGCAGGCTTCGAAATAGAGATAAAGGAGTTACAATACATAAATGATGGCGTGAGCAGCTATAGCGAGCCATCGAGATATCCTGCGGTCGTCGAGGATATCTGCTTCATAGTCGATAACTCAGTCCCAGCAGCCTATTTGCAGCAGGTAGGAGCAAAAGCCGTTGAGAGTAAAGAGCTTGTATCGAATGTATCGATTCTCGACATCTATCAGACAGATGAGCAGAAGAAGCAGGAGAAGAAGCAAGTCACGATCAGCATCATGCTTCAACATAAGGAGAAAACATTATCCGGGGAAGATGTATCAGCACTAGTGGGCAAAGTGTCCGATAAGGTCACCAAAGCAACTGGCGGGAAGGTAAAATAA
- the hisS gene encoding histidine--tRNA ligase, which translates to MKTTISNEPYKGTADWTPSEFKIRKYIFDSWRSVCTKFGYQEYLTPLLEFADLYRAKSGEDLGGKELMIVIDRSGRELAIRPEMTPSVTRMVSRSYEGEAKPIKLFSIANFMRGEKPQRGRNREFWQLNFDIFGENSINADIEILQVALEIMLSFNPPDGAFTLFVNNRKLIDAVLNRFAQVTPEQRGEVVRILDKWEKEEQSSLIERLTQIGLNEAQIAALRAFMDSKSEQELLTNIPQIDSEEGYLEMRQIIGKLTALGYEKWVKFQPNVIRGFDYYDGMVFEVFDNNPENNRSMFGGGRYNGLAELFGVNSFPATGCAPGDETTKLFLESWGLLGNIQFDDPTDRYYVPLLDEKFYDEVNRIAAKLRSEGKVVETGFEVEGVGKALKYGNSKNFGNVVIYGDFEAEKGVYKVKDMASGEEREVSLAE; encoded by the coding sequence ATGAAAACTACAATATCAAATGAGCCCTACAAGGGCACTGCCGACTGGACGCCAAGCGAATTTAAGATTCGCAAGTATATCTTTGATAGCTGGCGCTCAGTATGTACAAAATTTGGATACCAAGAATATCTGACTCCGCTGCTTGAGTTTGCCGATCTATATCGCGCAAAATCAGGCGAAGACCTTGGCGGCAAAGAGCTGATGATAGTGATCGACCGCTCAGGTCGTGAATTAGCTATCCGCCCAGAGATGACTCCATCGGTAACTCGCATGGTGAGCAGGAGCTATGAAGGGGAGGCCAAGCCGATCAAGCTATTCTCGATCGCCAACTTTATGCGCGGTGAGAAGCCACAGCGTGGCCGTAACCGCGAGTTCTGGCAGCTCAACTTCGACATCTTCGGCGAGAATTCAATCAACGCCGACATCGAGATCTTGCAGGTGGCACTTGAGATTATGCTTAGCTTCAACCCACCTGACGGGGCATTCACACTATTCGTAAACAACAGAAAATTAATTGACGCAGTGCTCAATCGCTTTGCGCAGGTGACTCCAGAGCAGCGAGGCGAGGTAGTGCGCATCCTCGACAAGTGGGAGAAAGAGGAGCAGAGCAGCTTGATTGAGAGACTGACACAGATCGGACTAAATGAAGCGCAGATCGCAGCATTAAGAGCCTTCATGGATAGCAAATCAGAGCAAGAGCTACTTACAAATATCCCACAGATCGATAGCGAAGAGGGATATCTGGAGATGCGCCAGATTATTGGCAAATTGACCGCACTTGGATATGAGAAGTGGGTGAAATTCCAGCCAAATGTAATCCGTGGATTCGACTACTATGATGGCATGGTATTTGAGGTGTTCGACAATAACCCTGAGAATAACCGCTCAATGTTTGGCGGCGGTCGATATAATGGTCTAGCCGAGCTATTTGGTGTGAATTCATTCCCGGCAACTGGGTGCGCACCAGGCGATGAGACTACTAAGCTATTCCTGGAGAGCTGGGGGTTGCTTGGAAATATCCAATTCGATGACCCGACCGATCGATACTATGTGCCGCTTCTTGATGAGAAGTTTTACGACGAAGTAAATCGCATTGCAGCCAAATTACGAAGCGAGGGCAAAGTGGTAGAGACTGGCTTCGAGGTCGAGGGGGTAGGGAAGGCGTTGAAATATGGCAACAGTAAGAATTTTGGCAATGTCGTGATCTATGGTGACTTCGAGGCGGAGAAGGGCGTATATAAGGTGAAGGATATGGCGAGCGGCGAGGAGAGAGAGGTGTCGCTTGCCGAGTAA
- the rplT gene encoding 50S ribosomal protein L20 encodes MRTKTGIARRRRHNKVLKATKGYRMTKGRLYRVSHEAYLHAGNYSFAHRKRRPTQIRRVWIDRINAAARLNDTTYSELMDKMHKADVRLNKKVLADIAYNNPESFSSLVKSL; translated from the coding sequence ATGAGAACTAAGACAGGTATTGCAAGACGCAGACGACACAATAAAGTATTGAAGGCAACCAAGGGTTATAGAATGACCAAGGGTCGTCTGTACCGCGTTTCACATGAGGCTTACCTCCACGCTGGTAACTACTCATTCGCACATAGAAAGCGAAGACCAACTCAGATTCGAAGAGTATGGATTGACAGAATCAATGCAGCCGCTCGCCTAAACGACACAACATATAGCGAGCTTATGGATAAGATGCACAAGGCGGATGTCAGACTAAACAAGAAAGTGCTTGCTGATATTGCATATAACAACCCTGAATCATTTAGTAGCCTAGTTAAGTCCTTGTAG
- the infC gene encoding translation initiation factor IF-3, which yields MYKKSSFNYKRKSGGYRRDSYQDRSRDFGPRRNHMIRVPEVMLIDENNENVGVVAVQIAQTKARDAGLDLVEVAPNAKPPVCRIMDYSKFLYEQKKKQREGKQKTKNKPLKQFKFSPVIDQNDIEYKSKRAKEYLSKGHQVRLTMERRGRQTHEQAKETFLEILTKFEGYSTIEPVPKTEGKKIFITYKPDGKNPKTKQNEEDSTQEAKEE from the coding sequence ATGTACAAGAAAAGCTCATTTAATTACAAGAGAAAGAGCGGTGGATACCGCAGGGACAGCTACCAAGACCGTAGTAGAGATTTTGGTCCTAGACGAAACCATATGATTAGAGTCCCTGAAGTGATGCTTATTGATGAAAACAACGAGAATGTAGGCGTTGTAGCAGTGCAAATAGCACAAACGAAGGCGCGAGATGCCGGATTGGATCTGGTAGAGGTAGCTCCAAATGCCAAGCCGCCGGTGTGCCGCATCATGGATTACTCGAAATTCCTGTATGAGCAGAAGAAAAAACAGCGTGAGGGCAAGCAAAAGACCAAGAATAAGCCACTCAAGCAGTTCAAGTTTAGTCCTGTAATAGATCAAAACGACATCGAGTATAAGTCAAAACGGGCAAAGGAGTATCTTTCAAAGGGTCACCAGGTGCGCTTGACCATGGAGAGACGTGGTCGCCAGACCCATGAGCAGGCAAAGGAGACTTTCCTCGAGATATTGACTAAATTTGAGGGTTATAGTACTATCGAACCCGTACCAAAGACCGAAGGTAAAAAGATATTTATAACTTACAAGCCCGATGGCAAGAACCCGAAAACCAAACAAAACGAAGAAGACAGCACTCAAGAGGCTAAGGAAGAGTAA